One Channa argus isolate prfri chromosome 15, Channa argus male v1.0, whole genome shotgun sequence DNA segment encodes these proteins:
- the mvp gene encoding major vault protein isoform X2, with product MSRSGGNKFDGEVEASIIRIPPHHYIHVLDQNTNIARVELGPLTYIRQDNERVLFSPVRMIMVPPRHYCVVLNPVARDDNGQALFDQSGQAKLRHADLEIRLTQDPFPLYPGEEIQQNVTPLQIVYPDTALRLQALLDFEEDGKEKRVAGDEWLFEGPGTYIPRKEVAVLETIKATVIRENQAIRLRARKEGVDRGGVRRVTGEEWLVSKVGAYLPGAHEEVIDIVNAFILTDKKALHVRALQPFKDAGKTDRRTGEEWLVTIADREAHIPSVSEEVVGVVNVTTLSSRQYCVILDPVGPDGKPQLGQKRVVKGERSFFLQPGEHLENGIQDVYVLSEEEGLVLRAVEAFNDTEEHEEEEEQEEEQMQERAKRSRRSGILRRPGDRWMLRGPIEYVPPAAVEVMLRRQAIPLDENEGIYVRDIKTGKVRAVIGHTYMLTQDEELWEKELPPNVEALLASPIDPLANRSDRIVMAPSRPRDKTRVVSYRVPHNAAVQVYDYREKKARVLFGPEMVMLGPDEQFTMLSLSGDKPKRANVIKAICLLLGPDFFTDIITIETADHARLQLQLAYNWHFEIKSPEDSADAAALFSVPDFVGDACKAIASRIRGAVASVQFDDFHKNSIRIICSAVFGFDEKLAIRPSLRFHQNNLVISSVDIQSVEPVDQRTRDALMKSVQLAIEITTNSQEAAARHEAERLEQEARGKLERQKITDQAEAERARKELLELEALSAAVESTGAAKAEAQSRAEAARIQGEAAVNEAKLKAEAQRIEAEAELVRLAKAREQELNYKKEMDRLELEKQERMAQIESQRFSQLVESLGSDTLKEIARAGPELQVKMLQALGLKSTLITDGSSPINLFTTANGLLGALPGQGQGQ from the exons ATGTCTAGGTCAGGAGGAAACAAGTTTGATGGGGAGGTGGAGGCATCAATCATCCGTATCCCACCTCATCACTACATCCATGTACTGGACCAGAACACCAACATCGCCCGAGTGGAGCTCGGACCACTAACCTACATCCGCCAGGACAATGAAAG AGTGCTTTTTTCCCCGGTTCGTATGATCATGGTGCCACCACGTCACTACTGTGTCGTGCTCAACCCTGTTGCCCGCGATGATAATGGCCAGGCCCTCTTTGACCAATCAGGTCAGGCCAAGCTCCGCCACGCTGATCTGGAGATCCGTCTGACCCAGGACCCGTTCCCCCTCTATCCTGGAGAGGAGATCCAGCAG AATGTGACTCCGCTGCAGATCGTGTATCCAGACACTGCCTTGCGCCTGCAGGCTTTGCTAGACTTTGAGGAggatggaaaagagaaaagagtagCTGGAGACGAGTGGCTGTTTGAAGGACCTG GGACCTACATCCCAAGAAAGGAGGTGGCAGTGTTGGAGACCATCAAGGCCACCGTGATTAGAGAGAACCAGGCCATCAGGCTGAGAGCCCGCAAGGAGGGTGTGGACAGAGGAGGAGTCCGCAGAGtcacag GTGAGGAGTGGCTGGTCAGTAAGGTGGGAGCATACCTTCCAGGTGCACACGAAGAGGTCATTGACATTGTGAACGCTTTCATCCTAACCGACAAG AAAGCACTTCACGTGCGGGCTCTGCAGCCCTTTAAAGATGCCGGCAAGACCGATCGTCGCACGGGGGAGGAGTGGCTCGTCACCATTGCTGACAGGGAGGCTCACATCCCCTCTGTGTCGGAGGAGGTGGTTGGTGTGGTGAATGTGACCACTCTGAGCAGCAGGCAGTACTGTGTGATTCTGGACCCAGTCGGACCTGATGGGAAACCACAGCTGGGCCAGAAGAGGGTTGTAAAG GGTGAGCGATCATTTTTCCTGCAGCCTGGTGAACACCTTGAAAACGGCATTCAGGACGTCTACGTGCTGTCGGAGGAGGAGGGTCTCGTATTGAGAGCTGTGGAGGCGTTCAATGACACTGAAGAG catgaggaggaagaagagcaaGAAGAGGAGCAGATGCAGGAGAGGGCCAAGCGCTCTCGGAGGAGTGGCATCCTCCGTCGCCCTGGAGATCGCTGGATGCTGCGGGGCCCCATCGAGTACGTCCCGCCCGCTGCTGTGGAAGTGATGCTGAGACGACAGGCCATCCCACTGGATGAGAACGAGGGCATCTACGTCAGGGACATTAAAACTGGAAAG GTACGTGCAGTGATCGGACACACATACATGCTGACTCAGGATGAGGAGCTGTGGGAGAAGGAGCTTCCTCCAAATGTCGAGGCTCTTCTTGCTTCTCCTATCGACCCGCTGGCCAACCGCTCAGACCGCATTGTGATGGCTCCGAGCAGGCCAAGGGACAAGACTCGTGTTGTCTCCTACAGGGTCCCCCACAATGCTGCCGTCCAGGTCTATGACTACAGAGAGAAGAAAGCCAG GGTGTTATTTGGACCTGAGATGGTGATGCTGGGACCTGATGAGCAGTTCACCATGCTGTCTCTGTCTGGAGACAAACCAAAGAGGGCCAACGTCATCAAGGCCATCTGCCTTCTGCTGGGACCAGACTTCTTCACCGATATCATCACCATCGAGACGGCCGACCACGCCcgactgcagctgcagctcgCCTACAACTG GCACTTTGAAATAAAGTCTCCTGAAGACTCTGCTGATGCAGCTGCTCTGTTTTCAGTTCCTGACTTTGTCGGTGATGCTTGTAAAGCCATCGCCTCCCGAATCAGAGGAGCTGTCGCCTCAGTGCAGTTTGATGATTTCCACAAG AACTCGATCCGGATCATCTGCTCAGCAGTGTTTGGCTTTGATGAGAAGCTGGCAATTCGCCCCAGTCTGCGCTTCCACCAGAACAACTTGGTGATCAGCAGCGTCGACATTCAGTCTGTGGAGCCCGTCGACCAGAGGACACGAGATGCCCTGATGAAGAGTGTCCAGCTGGCTATTGAGATCACCACCAACTCCCAGGAGGCTGCAGCACg acACGAGGCAGAGCGTCTGGAGCAGGAGGCTCGGGGAAAGCTGGAGAGACAGAAGATCACTGACCAGGCTGAGGCTGAGAGAGCCAGGAAGGAGCTGCTGGAGCTGGAGGCGCTGAG tgcCGCAGTGGAGAGCACAGGAGCTGCGAAAGCTGAAGCTCAGTCTCGGGCAGAGGCAGCCCGTATTCAGGGAGAAGCTGCAGTCAATGAGGCTAAACTAAAAGCTGAAGCTCAGAGGATCGAGGCT gaggcagagctggtgCGACTGGCCAAAGCTCGTGAGCAGGAGCTGAACTATAAGAAGGAGATGGACCGTTTGGAACTGGAGAAGCAGGAGCGTATGGCTCAGATCGAGAGTCAGCGCTTCAGTCAGCTGGTGGAGAGTCTGGGCAGCGACACACTGAAGGAAATCGCCAGAGCCGGGCCTGAGCTGcag
- the mvp gene encoding major vault protein isoform X1, with product MSRSGGNKFDGEVEASIIRIPPHHYIHVLDQNTNIARVELGPLTYIRQDNERVLFSPVRMIMVPPRHYCVVLNPVARDDNGQALFDQSGQAKLRHADLEIRLTQDPFPLYPGEEIQQNVTPLQIVYPDTALRLQALLDFEEDGKEKRVAGDEWLFEGPGTYIPRKEVAVLETIKATVIRENQAIRLRARKEGVDRGGVRRVTGEEWLVSKVGAYLPGAHEEVIDIVNAFILTDKKALHVRALQPFKDAGKTDRRTGEEWLVTIADREAHIPSVSEEVVGVVNVTTLSSRQYCVILDPVGPDGKPQLGQKRVVKGERSFFLQPGEHLENGIQDVYVLSEEEGLVLRAVEAFNDTEEPLSVTPPPPLLNAPSPLQCIATLTLISVLLISLPCSLCQHEEEEEQEEEQMQERAKRSRRSGILRRPGDRWMLRGPIEYVPPAAVEVMLRRQAIPLDENEGIYVRDIKTGKVRAVIGHTYMLTQDEELWEKELPPNVEALLASPIDPLANRSDRIVMAPSRPRDKTRVVSYRVPHNAAVQVYDYREKKARVLFGPEMVMLGPDEQFTMLSLSGDKPKRANVIKAICLLLGPDFFTDIITIETADHARLQLQLAYNWHFEIKSPEDSADAAALFSVPDFVGDACKAIASRIRGAVASVQFDDFHKNSIRIICSAVFGFDEKLAIRPSLRFHQNNLVISSVDIQSVEPVDQRTRDALMKSVQLAIEITTNSQEAAARHEAERLEQEARGKLERQKITDQAEAERARKELLELEALSAAVESTGAAKAEAQSRAEAARIQGEAAVNEAKLKAEAQRIEAEAELVRLAKAREQELNYKKEMDRLELEKQERMAQIESQRFSQLVESLGSDTLKEIARAGPELQVKMLQALGLKSTLITDGSSPINLFTTANGLLGALPGQGQGQ from the exons ATGTCTAGGTCAGGAGGAAACAAGTTTGATGGGGAGGTGGAGGCATCAATCATCCGTATCCCACCTCATCACTACATCCATGTACTGGACCAGAACACCAACATCGCCCGAGTGGAGCTCGGACCACTAACCTACATCCGCCAGGACAATGAAAG AGTGCTTTTTTCCCCGGTTCGTATGATCATGGTGCCACCACGTCACTACTGTGTCGTGCTCAACCCTGTTGCCCGCGATGATAATGGCCAGGCCCTCTTTGACCAATCAGGTCAGGCCAAGCTCCGCCACGCTGATCTGGAGATCCGTCTGACCCAGGACCCGTTCCCCCTCTATCCTGGAGAGGAGATCCAGCAG AATGTGACTCCGCTGCAGATCGTGTATCCAGACACTGCCTTGCGCCTGCAGGCTTTGCTAGACTTTGAGGAggatggaaaagagaaaagagtagCTGGAGACGAGTGGCTGTTTGAAGGACCTG GGACCTACATCCCAAGAAAGGAGGTGGCAGTGTTGGAGACCATCAAGGCCACCGTGATTAGAGAGAACCAGGCCATCAGGCTGAGAGCCCGCAAGGAGGGTGTGGACAGAGGAGGAGTCCGCAGAGtcacag GTGAGGAGTGGCTGGTCAGTAAGGTGGGAGCATACCTTCCAGGTGCACACGAAGAGGTCATTGACATTGTGAACGCTTTCATCCTAACCGACAAG AAAGCACTTCACGTGCGGGCTCTGCAGCCCTTTAAAGATGCCGGCAAGACCGATCGTCGCACGGGGGAGGAGTGGCTCGTCACCATTGCTGACAGGGAGGCTCACATCCCCTCTGTGTCGGAGGAGGTGGTTGGTGTGGTGAATGTGACCACTCTGAGCAGCAGGCAGTACTGTGTGATTCTGGACCCAGTCGGACCTGATGGGAAACCACAGCTGGGCCAGAAGAGGGTTGTAAAG GGTGAGCGATCATTTTTCCTGCAGCCTGGTGAACACCTTGAAAACGGCATTCAGGACGTCTACGTGCTGTCGGAGGAGGAGGGTCTCGTATTGAGAGCTGTGGAGGCGTTCAATGACACTGAAGAG CCCCTCTCTGtgaccccccctcctcctctcctaaACGCTCCTTCACCTCTCCAATGCATTGCCACGTTAACCCTTATCTCCGTCCTCCTCATCTCTCTGCCCTGTTCTCTCTGCCAgcatgaggaggaagaagagcaaGAAGAGGAGCAGATGCAGGAGAGGGCCAAGCGCTCTCGGAGGAGTGGCATCCTCCGTCGCCCTGGAGATCGCTGGATGCTGCGGGGCCCCATCGAGTACGTCCCGCCCGCTGCTGTGGAAGTGATGCTGAGACGACAGGCCATCCCACTGGATGAGAACGAGGGCATCTACGTCAGGGACATTAAAACTGGAAAG GTACGTGCAGTGATCGGACACACATACATGCTGACTCAGGATGAGGAGCTGTGGGAGAAGGAGCTTCCTCCAAATGTCGAGGCTCTTCTTGCTTCTCCTATCGACCCGCTGGCCAACCGCTCAGACCGCATTGTGATGGCTCCGAGCAGGCCAAGGGACAAGACTCGTGTTGTCTCCTACAGGGTCCCCCACAATGCTGCCGTCCAGGTCTATGACTACAGAGAGAAGAAAGCCAG GGTGTTATTTGGACCTGAGATGGTGATGCTGGGACCTGATGAGCAGTTCACCATGCTGTCTCTGTCTGGAGACAAACCAAAGAGGGCCAACGTCATCAAGGCCATCTGCCTTCTGCTGGGACCAGACTTCTTCACCGATATCATCACCATCGAGACGGCCGACCACGCCcgactgcagctgcagctcgCCTACAACTG GCACTTTGAAATAAAGTCTCCTGAAGACTCTGCTGATGCAGCTGCTCTGTTTTCAGTTCCTGACTTTGTCGGTGATGCTTGTAAAGCCATCGCCTCCCGAATCAGAGGAGCTGTCGCCTCAGTGCAGTTTGATGATTTCCACAAG AACTCGATCCGGATCATCTGCTCAGCAGTGTTTGGCTTTGATGAGAAGCTGGCAATTCGCCCCAGTCTGCGCTTCCACCAGAACAACTTGGTGATCAGCAGCGTCGACATTCAGTCTGTGGAGCCCGTCGACCAGAGGACACGAGATGCCCTGATGAAGAGTGTCCAGCTGGCTATTGAGATCACCACCAACTCCCAGGAGGCTGCAGCACg acACGAGGCAGAGCGTCTGGAGCAGGAGGCTCGGGGAAAGCTGGAGAGACAGAAGATCACTGACCAGGCTGAGGCTGAGAGAGCCAGGAAGGAGCTGCTGGAGCTGGAGGCGCTGAG tgcCGCAGTGGAGAGCACAGGAGCTGCGAAAGCTGAAGCTCAGTCTCGGGCAGAGGCAGCCCGTATTCAGGGAGAAGCTGCAGTCAATGAGGCTAAACTAAAAGCTGAAGCTCAGAGGATCGAGGCT gaggcagagctggtgCGACTGGCCAAAGCTCGTGAGCAGGAGCTGAACTATAAGAAGGAGATGGACCGTTTGGAACTGGAGAAGCAGGAGCGTATGGCTCAGATCGAGAGTCAGCGCTTCAGTCAGCTGGTGGAGAGTCTGGGCAGCGACACACTGAAGGAAATCGCCAGAGCCGGGCCTGAGCTGcag
- the mvp gene encoding major vault protein isoform X3, protein MENRTNFSEDENLDNHLNVLTKYQLNQLNFYKPQLSSNHKALHVRALQPFKDAGKTDRRTGEEWLVTIADREAHIPSVSEEVVGVVNVTTLSSRQYCVILDPVGPDGKPQLGQKRVVKGERSFFLQPGEHLENGIQDVYVLSEEEGLVLRAVEAFNDTEEPLSVTPPPPLLNAPSPLQCIATLTLISVLLISLPCSLCQHEEEEEQEEEQMQERAKRSRRSGILRRPGDRWMLRGPIEYVPPAAVEVMLRRQAIPLDENEGIYVRDIKTGKVRAVIGHTYMLTQDEELWEKELPPNVEALLASPIDPLANRSDRIVMAPSRPRDKTRVVSYRVPHNAAVQVYDYREKKARVLFGPEMVMLGPDEQFTMLSLSGDKPKRANVIKAICLLLGPDFFTDIITIETADHARLQLQLAYNWHFEIKSPEDSADAAALFSVPDFVGDACKAIASRIRGAVASVQFDDFHKNSIRIICSAVFGFDEKLAIRPSLRFHQNNLVISSVDIQSVEPVDQRTRDALMKSVQLAIEITTNSQEAAARHEAERLEQEARGKLERQKITDQAEAERARKELLELEALSAAVESTGAAKAEAQSRAEAARIQGEAAVNEAKLKAEAQRIEAEAELVRLAKAREQELNYKKEMDRLELEKQERMAQIESQRFSQLVESLGSDTLKEIARAGPELQVKMLQALGLKSTLITDGSSPINLFTTANGLLGALPGQGQGQ, encoded by the exons ATGGAGAACAGAACAAACTTCAGTGAAGACGAGAACCTTGACAACCATTTAAACGTTTTGACTAAATACCAGCTCAATCAACTCAATTTTTATAAGCCACAGCTGAGCAGCAATCAC AAAGCACTTCACGTGCGGGCTCTGCAGCCCTTTAAAGATGCCGGCAAGACCGATCGTCGCACGGGGGAGGAGTGGCTCGTCACCATTGCTGACAGGGAGGCTCACATCCCCTCTGTGTCGGAGGAGGTGGTTGGTGTGGTGAATGTGACCACTCTGAGCAGCAGGCAGTACTGTGTGATTCTGGACCCAGTCGGACCTGATGGGAAACCACAGCTGGGCCAGAAGAGGGTTGTAAAG GGTGAGCGATCATTTTTCCTGCAGCCTGGTGAACACCTTGAAAACGGCATTCAGGACGTCTACGTGCTGTCGGAGGAGGAGGGTCTCGTATTGAGAGCTGTGGAGGCGTTCAATGACACTGAAGAG CCCCTCTCTGtgaccccccctcctcctctcctaaACGCTCCTTCACCTCTCCAATGCATTGCCACGTTAACCCTTATCTCCGTCCTCCTCATCTCTCTGCCCTGTTCTCTCTGCCAgcatgaggaggaagaagagcaaGAAGAGGAGCAGATGCAGGAGAGGGCCAAGCGCTCTCGGAGGAGTGGCATCCTCCGTCGCCCTGGAGATCGCTGGATGCTGCGGGGCCCCATCGAGTACGTCCCGCCCGCTGCTGTGGAAGTGATGCTGAGACGACAGGCCATCCCACTGGATGAGAACGAGGGCATCTACGTCAGGGACATTAAAACTGGAAAG GTACGTGCAGTGATCGGACACACATACATGCTGACTCAGGATGAGGAGCTGTGGGAGAAGGAGCTTCCTCCAAATGTCGAGGCTCTTCTTGCTTCTCCTATCGACCCGCTGGCCAACCGCTCAGACCGCATTGTGATGGCTCCGAGCAGGCCAAGGGACAAGACTCGTGTTGTCTCCTACAGGGTCCCCCACAATGCTGCCGTCCAGGTCTATGACTACAGAGAGAAGAAAGCCAG GGTGTTATTTGGACCTGAGATGGTGATGCTGGGACCTGATGAGCAGTTCACCATGCTGTCTCTGTCTGGAGACAAACCAAAGAGGGCCAACGTCATCAAGGCCATCTGCCTTCTGCTGGGACCAGACTTCTTCACCGATATCATCACCATCGAGACGGCCGACCACGCCcgactgcagctgcagctcgCCTACAACTG GCACTTTGAAATAAAGTCTCCTGAAGACTCTGCTGATGCAGCTGCTCTGTTTTCAGTTCCTGACTTTGTCGGTGATGCTTGTAAAGCCATCGCCTCCCGAATCAGAGGAGCTGTCGCCTCAGTGCAGTTTGATGATTTCCACAAG AACTCGATCCGGATCATCTGCTCAGCAGTGTTTGGCTTTGATGAGAAGCTGGCAATTCGCCCCAGTCTGCGCTTCCACCAGAACAACTTGGTGATCAGCAGCGTCGACATTCAGTCTGTGGAGCCCGTCGACCAGAGGACACGAGATGCCCTGATGAAGAGTGTCCAGCTGGCTATTGAGATCACCACCAACTCCCAGGAGGCTGCAGCACg acACGAGGCAGAGCGTCTGGAGCAGGAGGCTCGGGGAAAGCTGGAGAGACAGAAGATCACTGACCAGGCTGAGGCTGAGAGAGCCAGGAAGGAGCTGCTGGAGCTGGAGGCGCTGAG tgcCGCAGTGGAGAGCACAGGAGCTGCGAAAGCTGAAGCTCAGTCTCGGGCAGAGGCAGCCCGTATTCAGGGAGAAGCTGCAGTCAATGAGGCTAAACTAAAAGCTGAAGCTCAGAGGATCGAGGCT gaggcagagctggtgCGACTGGCCAAAGCTCGTGAGCAGGAGCTGAACTATAAGAAGGAGATGGACCGTTTGGAACTGGAGAAGCAGGAGCGTATGGCTCAGATCGAGAGTCAGCGCTTCAGTCAGCTGGTGGAGAGTCTGGGCAGCGACACACTGAAGGAAATCGCCAGAGCCGGGCCTGAGCTGcag